One segment of Erigeron canadensis isolate Cc75 chromosome 2, C_canadensis_v1, whole genome shotgun sequence DNA contains the following:
- the LOC122589437 gene encoding spermine synthase-like → MEPNENSEIDQATIPPCCLKAKAYSPDAELEGNCHATVVSGWFTAHQSSPDKVGKKMYFNNPMWPGEAHSLEVEKILFKDRSKYQEVIVFESATYGKVLVLDGILQLTERDEFAYQEMIVHLPLCSIESPKNVLVVGGGDGGVLREVARHPSVEVIDICEIDQMVIDVANKFFPDLAIGFEDPRVNLHVEDALEFIRRVPKGKYDAVIVDSSDPVGPAQELVEKPFFEMIASALRPGGVLCNMAESMWLHTHLINDMLSACRDVFKGSVHYAWASVPTYPSGVIGFILCSTEGPPVDFKNPVNPIEKLEEAIEHQMEPRFYNSQIHRAAFALPSFVKKQVSCL, encoded by the exons ATGGAACCGAATGAGAATAGCGAGATTGACCAGGCAACTATCCCTCCTTGTTGCTTGAAAGCCAAGGCGTACTCCCCTGATGCAGAGCTTGAAGGCAACTGTCATGCAACGGTTGTTTCGGGATGGTTCACTGCGCATCAAAGTTCACCTG ATAAAGTTGGGAAAAAAATGTACTTCAACAACCCCATGTGGCCAG GGGAAGCACATTCACTGGAAGTAGAAAAGATTTTGTTTAAAGATAGATCAAAGTATCAAGAAGTCATAGTTTTTGAG TCTGCAACATACGGTAAAGTATTAGTACTTGATGGCATTCTTCAGCTGACTGAGAGAGATGAATTTGCTTATCAGGAGATGATAGTGCATCTTCCCCTATGTTCCATTGAATCACCAAAAAAT GTCCTGGTTgtgggtggtggtgatggtggagTTCTCAGGGAAGTTGCTCGCCATCCCTCAGTAGAGGTGATTGATATATGCGAGATAGATCAGATGGTTATAGAT GTTGCTAATAAGTTCTTTCCGGATTTAGCTATTGGCTTTGAGGATCCTCGTGTTAATCTCCATGTTGAAGATG CTCTTGAATTCATACGGCGTGTGCCAAAAGGAAAGTATGATGCTGTAATTGTGGATTCGTCCGATCCAGTAG GTCCTGCTCAAGAGCTTGTTGAAAAGCCGTTCTTTGAAATGATTGCAAGTGCATTGCGGCCTGGTGGTGTTCTTTGTAACATGGCTGAGAGTATGTGGCTCCACACTCATCTTATTAACGATATGCTCTCTGCTTGTCGCGATGTATTTAAGGGTTCTGTTCACTATGCTTGGGCAAGCGTCCCCACGTATCCTAG TGGTGTGATTGGATTCATATTGTGCTCGACGGAGGGTCCACCTGTAGATTTTAAAAATCCTGTAAACCCTATTGAGAAGCTCGAAGAAGCAATCGAGCATCAAATGGAACCAAGATTTTACAACTCTCAG ATTCATAGAGCTGCCTTTGCTTTGCCATCATTTGTCAAGAAACAAGTGAGTTGTCTTTGA